A genomic region of Castor canadensis chromosome 16, mCasCan1.hap1v2, whole genome shotgun sequence contains the following coding sequences:
- the Cic gene encoding protein capicua homolog isoform X13, with translation MKPMKKACTGLSGSGSNNKSPPATRAKALRRRGAGEGDKPEEEDDETQPQQHPGPEEAEEGEEEEAEQGPGVEGPPLELHPSDPAPGPAEDPKGDGEAGRWEPSLSRKTATFKSRAPKKKYVEEHGAGSGGTGASEERERTPEEASSLGVPPRPPTSTRSSSTDTASEHSADLEDEPAEACGPCPWPPGGTSGSYDLRQLRSQRVLARRGDGLFLPAVVRQVRRSQDLGVQFPGDRALTFFEGVPGGGVDVVLDATPPPGALVVGTAVCTCVEPGVAAYREGVVVEVATKPAAYKIRLSPGPSSQPGPPGTLPQPQQPQHREPEEAVWVARSSLRLLRPPWEPETLLRKPPTGPEEEQTEPGATLPTCPAALDPKQPEDAEVSKISFGSNLGAHCEEGEEKHPIALGTPALLPLPPPQLLSPPPKSPAFAGPGRPGEQPSPCQEGSQGGSRSSSVASLEKGTAPATRARTPLTAAQQKYKKGDVVCTPNGIRKKFNGKQWRRLCSRDGCMKESQRRGYCSRHLSMRTKEMEGLADSGPGGAGRPAGVAAREGSTEFDWGDETSRDSEASSVAARGDSRPRLVAPADLSRFEFDECEAAVMLVSLGSSRSGTPSFSPVSTQSPFSPAPSPSPSPLFGFRPANFSPINASPVIQRTAVRSRHLSASTPKAGVLTPPDLGPHPPPPAPRERHSSGILPTFQTNLTFTVPISPGRRKTELLPHPGALGAPGAGGGGATSDFPKSDSLDSSVDSVSHTPTPSTPASFRAVSPAVPFSRSRQSSPLLLLPPPAGLTSDPGPSVRRVPAVQRDSPVIVRNPDVPLPSKFSGEVGTASEARAGGPGRGCRETPVPPGVASGKTGPHPPLPAPVPITVPPAAPTAVAQPMPTFGLASSPFQPVAFHPSPAALLPVLVPSSYTSHPAPKKEVIMGRPGTVWTNVEPRSVAVFPWHSLVPFLAPSQPDPSVQPSEAQQPASHPVASSQSKEPAESAAVAHEQPPGGAGNADPGRPPGATCPESPGPGLPHTLGVVEPGKGPPPTTEEEAPGPPGEPRLDSETESDHDDAFLSIMSPEMQLPLPPGKRRTQSLSALPKERDSSSEKDGRSPNKREKDHIRRPMNAFMIFSKRHRALVHQRHPNQDNRTVSKILGEWWYALGPKEKQKYHDLAFQVKEAHFKAHPDWKWCNKDRKKSSSEAKPTSLGLAGGHKETRERSMSETGTAAAPGVSSELLSVAAQTLLSSDTKTPGSGPCGAERLHTVGGPGSARPRAFSHSGVHSLDGGEVDSQALQELTQMVSGPTSYSGSKPSTQYGTPGPFTAPGEGGTLAASGRPPLLPTRASRSQRATSEDMTSDEERMVICEEEGDDDVIADDGFGTTDIDLKCKERVTDSESGDSSGEDPEGNKGFGRKVFSPVIRSSFTHCRPTLDPEPPGPPDPPAAFGKGYGPTPSSSSSPAATTSTSVANSYSLGSGTFKAQESSQGGTVGLLRPPHPGAGGPVTPSKATRFLPADPASFRRKRPESVGSLEPPGPSVIAAPPSGGGNTLQTLVVPPNKEERESSGARVPSAPAPSLAYGAPAAPLARPAATMVTNVVRPVSSTPVPIASKPFPSSGRAEVSPNDTAGARTEMGTGSRVPGGSPVGVSLVYSDKKSTAASSPAPHLVAGPLLGTVGKAPATVTNLLVGTPGYGTPAPPAVQFIAQGAPGSGSTAGSGAGTGSGPNGPVPLGILQPGALGKAGGITQVQYILPTLPQQLQVAPAPAPAPGTKAAAPSGPAPTTSIRFTLPPGTCTSTNGKVLAATAPTPGIPILQSVPSAPPPKAQSVSPVQAPPQSGSAQLLPGKVLVPLATPSMSVRGGGASQPLPLVSQPFSVPVQNGAQPPSKIIQLTPVPVSTPSGLVPPLSPATLPGTTSQPQKVLLPSSTRITYVQSAGGHSLPLGTSPASSQAGTVTSYGPTSSVALGFTSLGPSGPTFVQPLLSGQTPLLAPGQVGMSPVPSPQLPPACTAPGGPVITAFYPGSPAPTSAPLAQPSQAPPSLVYTVATSTTPPAATILPKGPSASVTATPAPTSPFPSASGSMTYSLVAPKAQRPSPKAPQKVKAAIASIPVGSFEAGAPVRPGPAPRQPLEPGPARESTGPESELEGQLTPPVPPPPPETWPPTARSSPPPPLPAEERTSTKVPETVASKFPSSSSDWRVPGLGLESRGEPPTPPSPAPASASGSSGGSSEGSSGRATCDTPERKEAASTGKKVKVRPPPLKKTFDSVDKVLSEVDFEERFAELPEFRPEEVLPSPTLQSLATSPRAILGSYRKKRKNSTDLDSAPEDPTSPKRKMRRRSSCSSEPNTPKSAKCEGDIFTFDRTGTEAEDVLGELEYEKVPYSSLRRTLDQRRALVMQLFQDHGFFPSAQATAAFQARYADIFPSKVCLQLKIREVRQKIMQAATPTEQPPGAEAPLPAPPPTGTAATPAPTPSPAGGPDPTSPGSDSGTAQAAPPLPPPPEPGPGQPGWEGTPQPSPPPSGPSTAATGR, from the exons ATGAAGCCAATGAAGAAGGCATGCACTGGCCTTTCGGGTTCTGGCAGCAACAACAAGTCTCCACCAGCCACAAGGGCCAAGGCTCTGAGGCGTCGAGGGGCTGGGGAGGGTGACAAGCCAGAGGAGGAGGATGACGAGACACAGCCACAGCAGCATCCAGGCCCAGAAGAGGCTGAAGAGGGTGAGGAGGAAGAGGCTGAGCAGGGCCCTGGGGTGGAGGGGCCACCCCTGGAGCTGCACCCCAGTGACCCTGCCCCAGGCCCAGCTGAGGACCCCAAGGGGGACGGGGAGGCAGGTCGCTGGGAGCCTTCACTTAGCCGCAAGACAGCCACATTCAAGTCGCGAGCACCCAAGAAGAAGTACGTGGAGGAGCACGGTGCTGGCAGTGGTGGCACTGGAGCCTCTGAAGAGCGAGAGCGGACCCCTGAGGAGGCCAGTTCTTTGGGGGTGCCTCCACGGCCACCCACCTCCACTCGCTCTTCCTCCACTGACACAGCCAGTGAGCACTCAGCTGATCTGGAGGATGAGCCAGCTGAGGCTTGTGGTCCATGCCCCTGGCCCCCTGGTGGCACCAGTGGTAGCTATGACCTACGGCAGCTGCGATCCCAGCGGGTGCTGGCTCGGCGTGGCGATGGCCTCTTCCTGCCTGCTGTAGTGCGCCAGGTGCGTCGAAGCCAGGACCTGGGTGTGCAGTTCCCTGGTGACCGGGCCTTGACTTTCTTTGAGGGGGTGCCAGGTGGTGGTGTGGATGTGGTTTTGGATGCCACGCCACCACCAGGTGCATTGGTGGTGGGCACAGCTGTCTGTACCTGTGTGGAGCCTGGTGTGGCTGCCTACCGTGAGGGTGTGGTGGTAGAGGTGGCCACTAAGCCAGCTGCGTATAAGATCCGCCTCAGCCCTGGCCCTAGCTCCCAGCCAGGCCCACCAGGCACATTACCACAGCCCCAGCAGCCACAACACCGTGAGCCCGAGGAGGCTGTGTGGGTGGCCCGCTCCAGCCTGCGCCTGCTGCGGCCCCCCTGGGAACCTGAGACCCTACTGAGGAAGCCCCCCACAGGCCCCGAGGAGGAGCAGACAGAGCCTGGGGCCACCCTGCCCACCTGCCCTGCTGCCCTGGACCCCAAGCAGCCTGAGGATGCTGAGGTCTCTAAAATCAGCTTTGGAAGCAACCTGGGGGCTCACTGTGAGGAGGGTGAGGAGAAGCACCCAATAGCCCTGGGCACCCCAGCCCTgctcccactgcccccaccccagctcctgTCACCACCCCCCAAGTCTCCAGCCTTTGCTGGCCCTGGTCGCCCTGGTGAGCAGCCCTCACCCTGCCAGGAGGGGAGCCAGGGTGGCAGTCGGAGCAGCAGTGTGGCCTCCTTGGAGAAGGGGACTGCACCAGCAACCCGGGCCCGTACACCTTTGACCGCTGCCCAGCAGAAGTACAAGAAGGGTGACGTGGTCTGCACACCCAATGGAATCCGAAAGAAGTTCAATGGCAAGCAGTGGCGACGACTGTGCTCCAGAGATGGCTGCATGAAGGAGTCACAGCGGCGGGGCTACTGTTCACGCCACCTGTCCATGCGAACCAAGGAGATGGAGGGCCTGGCAGACAGTGGGCCAGGTGGGGCCGGGCGACCAGCTGGTGTGGCAGCCCGTGAGGGTAGCACAGAATTCGACTGGGGTGATGAGACATCGAGGGACAGTGAGGCCAGCAGTGTGGCTGCCCGGGGAGACTCACGCCCACGCCTGGTGGCCCCTGCTGACCTGTCTCGCTTTGAGTTCGATGAGTGTGAAGCGGCTGTGATGCTGGTGTCACTGGGCAGTTCGCGCTCAGGCACGCCTTCCTTTTCACCAGTCTCAACACAGTCGCCTTTCTCACCAGCCCCATCACCCTCGCCCTCACCACTCTTTGGCTTCCGTCCTGCCAACTTCAGCCCCATCAATGCTTCACCTGTCATCCAGCGCACTGCTGTTCGCAGTCGCCACCTGAGTGCCAGCACCCCTAAGGCAGGTGTGCTGACACCACCAGACCTGGGTCCCCACCCACCACCACCTGCCCCCCGAGAGCGCCATTCCTCCGGCATCCTTCCCACTTTCCAGACCAACCTAACCTTTACTGTGCCCATCAGCCCCGGGCGGCGGAAGACTGAGCTACTGCCCCACCCAGGAGCATTGGGGGCTCCTGGAGCAGGAGGTGGAGGAGCCACCTCAGACTTCCCCAAGAGTGACAGCTTAGACTCTAGTGTGGACTCGGTGTCCCACACACCTACACCCTCCACGCCAGCTAGCTTCCGGGCTGTGTCGCCCGCTGTGCCCTTCTCTCGCTCCCGCCAATCTTCACCATTGCTGCTGTTGCCCCCTCCTGCCGGCCTGACCTCGGATCCAGGGCCCTCCGTGCGCAGGGTACCTGCTGTGCAGCGGGACTCGCCCGTCATTGTCCGCAACCCTGATGTGCCACTGCCCTCCAAATTCTCTGGAGAGGTGGGCACTGCCAGTGAAGCGCGGGCTGGAGGACCTGGGCGGGGCTGCCGTGAGACCCCAGTGCCCCCTGGGGTGGCCAGTGGGAAGACTGGCCCACACCCGCCTCTGCCAGCCCCTGTGCCTATCACCGTGCCTCCAGCCGCGCCGACTGCTGTGGCCCAGCCGATGCCCACCTTTGGCCTGGCTTCTTCACCCTTCCAGCCTGTGGCCTTCCACCCCTCACCTGCTGCCCTGTTGCCAGTCCTTGTGCCCAGCAGCTATACTAGCCATCCTGCCCCCAAGAAGGAAGTCATCATGGGCCGGCCTGGAACAG TGTGGACAAATGTGGAACCTCGCTCTGTGGCTGTGTTCCCCTGGCactccttagtccccttcttggcACCTAGCCAGCCAGACCCTTCTGTGCAGCCCAGTGAGGCCCAACAACCTGCCAGCCACCCAGTGGCTTCCAGCCAGAGCAAAG AACCTGCTGAGTCAGCAGCTGTTGCTCATGAGCAGCCACCAGGAGGGGCTGGAAATGCTGATCCTGGACGGCCCCCTGGAGCCACATGCCCTGAAAGCCCAGGACCTGGACTGCCACACACTTTGGGGGTGGTGGAACCTGGCAAAGGTCCTCCTCCCACCACTGAGGAGGAGGCCCCTGGTCCCCCAGGAGAGCCTCGGTTGGATAGTGAGACAGAGAGTGACCATGATGATGC CTTTCTCTCCATCATGTCTCCTGAGATGCAGTTGCCTCTGCCACCTGGAAAACGTAGGACCCAGTCCTTAAGTGCTCTGCCCAAGGAACGAGACTCATCTTCAGAGAAGGATGGAAGAAGCCCTAACAAG CGGGAGAAGGACCACATCCGGCGGCCCATGAATGCCTTCATGATCTTCAGCAAGCGGCATAGGGCTTTGGTCCATCAGCGTCACCCCAATCAGGATAACCGGACTGTTAGCAAGATTCTGGGCGAATGGTGGTATGCCCTGGGACCCAAAGAGAAGCAGAAGTATCACGACCTGGCCTTCCAG GTGAAGGAGGCCCATTTCAAGGCCCACCCAGATTGGAAGTGGTGCAACAAGGACCGAAAGAAGTCCAGCTCAGAGGCCAAGCCCACGAGCCTGGGGCTGGCAGGAGGGCACAAGGAGACGCGGGAGCGGAGCATGTCGGAGACGGGCACTGCCGCTGCCCCTGGGG TGTCGTCTGAGCTCCTGTCCGTTGCAGCCCAGACACTCTTGAGCTCTGACACCAAGACTCCAGGGAGTGGTCCCTGTGGAGCAGAACGGCTACACACAGTTGGGGGGCCTGGCTCTGCCCGGCCCCGAGCCTTTTCTCACAGCGGTGTACACAGCCTGGATGGTGGGGAAGTAGACAGCCAGGCACTACAAGAACTGACTCAG ATGGTGTCTGGTCCCACATCGTACTCTGGTTCAAAGCCTTCCACCCAGTATGGCACTCCAGGCCCCTTCACAGCTCCTGGTGAGGGAGGCACCTTAGCAGCCAGTGGGCGCCCCCCACTGCTGCCCACCCGAGCCTCTCGTTCCCAGCGTGCAACCAGTGAGGACATGACCAGTGACGAGGAACGCATGGTCATCTGTGAGGAAGAAGGGGATGATGATGTCATTG CTGATGATGGTTTTGGCACCACTGACATTGATCTCAAGTGCAAGGAACGGGTGACTGACAGCGAAAGTGGGGACAGTTCTGGGGAGGACCCAGAAGGCAACAAG GGCTTTGGCCGTAAGGTGTTCTCACCTGTGATCCGCTCCTCTTTTACCCACTGCCGTCCCACACTGGACCCTGAGCCACCAGGGCCCCCGGATCCACCTGCAGCCTTTGGCAAAGGCTATGGTCCCAccccatcctcttcctcctcacctgCTGCCACCACCTCAACCTCAGTAGCTAACTCCTACTCATTGGGCTCTGGAACCTTCAAGGCCCAGGAGTCTAGTCAGGGTGGCACAGTTGGCCTACTACGGCCCCCACATCCTGGGGCTGGGGGCCCAGTGACACCTTCCAAGGCTACTCGGTTTCTCCCAGCGGATCCTGCCTCCTTCCGTCGCAAGAGACCTGAAAGTGTTGGCAGTCTGGAGCCACCAGGCCCGTCAGTCATTGCAGCGCCTCCCAGTGGGGGAGGAAACACTCTGCAGACATTGGTGGTGCCCCCAAacaaggaggagagggagagcagTGGAGCCCGAGTGCCCTCAGCCCCAGCCCCATCACTGGCTTATGGGGCCCCAGCAGCTCCCCTGGCCCGCCCTGCTGCCACCATGGTCACAAATGTGGTGCGGCCTGTCAGCAGTACTCCTGTGCCCATTGCCTCTAAGCCCTTCCCCAGCTCTGGCCGGGCTGAGGTATCTCCAAATGACACAGCAGGTGCCAGGACTGAAATGGGCACTGGGTCTCGGGTGCCTGGGGGCTCCCCAGTGGGGGTCAGCTTAGTGTATTCGGACAAGAAGTCTACAGCAGCCTCTTCACCAGCCCCGCATTTGGTGGCTGGGCCCCTATTGGGCACTGTAGGGAAGGCCCCTGCCACTGTCACCAACCTGCTGGTGGGCACCCCAGGCTATGGGACTCCTGCACCCCCTGCTGTTCAGTTCATTGCCCAGGGAGCCCCTGGCAGTGGGAGCACTGCCGGTTCAGGAGCAGGTACTGGGAGTGGCCCCAATGGGCCAGTACCCCTGGGCATTTTACAACCAGGTGCCCTGGGCAAGGCAGGGGGAATCACCCAGGTGCAGTACATCCTGCCCACGCTGCCCCAGCAGCTTCAAGTGGCCCCTGCACCCGCACCAGCCCCGGGAACCAAGGCAGCAGCTCCCAGTGGCCCTGCACCCACCACCAGCATCCGTTTTACTCTCCCACCGGGCACCTGCACCTCCACCAACGGCAAGGTCCTGGCCGCCACTGCACCCACTCCTGGCATCCCTATCTTGCAGTCTGTACCCTCCGCCCCACCCCCTAAAG CGCAGTCAGTTTCTCCTGTGCAGGCCCCGCCCCAAAGTGGCTCAGCCCAGCTGCTGCCTGGGAAGGTACTAGTGCCCTTGGCCACCCCTAGCATGTCAGTGCGGGGTGGGGGGGCCAGCCAGCCACTGCCTCTGGTGAGCCAGCCTTTCTCAGTACCTGTGCAGAATGGTGCCCAGCCACCCAGCAAG ATCATCCAGCTGACTCCTGTGCCTGTGAGCACACCTAGCGGCCTGGTGCCGCCCCTGAGCCCAGCCACACTCCCTGGAACCACCTCCCAGCCCCAGAAGGTCCTGCTGCCCTCCTCTACCAG AATCACCTATGTGCAGTCAGCTGGCGGGCACTCTTTGCCTCTGGGCACCAGCCCTGCATCCAGCCAGGCTGGAACGGTTACCTCGTATGGGCCCACAAGCTCCGTAGCTCTAGGCTTCACCTCGCTGGGACCCAGTGGCCCCACCTTCGTGCAGCCCCTGCTGTCAG GCCAAACCCCACTCCTGGCTCCTGGCCAAGTGGGCATGTCGCCTGTGCCTAGTCCCCAGCTGCCTCCTGCCTGTACAGCCCCTGGAGGTCCTGTGATAACGGCGTTTTACCCTGGCAGCCCTGCACCCACCTCAGCACCGCTAGCCCAGCCATCCCAGGCACCCCCAAGCCTGGTCTACACTGTGGCCACCAGCACCACCCCTCCTGCTGCCACCATTCTGCCCAAGGGCCCATCAGCCTCTGTTACTGCCACCCCAGCCCCTACTAGTCCTTTTCCTAGTGCCTCAG GCTCTATGACCTACAGCTTAGTGGCTCCCAAGGCCCAGCGGCCTAGCCCCAAGGCCCCCCAGAAAGTAAAGGCGGCCATTGCCAGCATTCCTGTGGGCTCCTTTGAGGCAGGTGCCCCGGTGCGGCCTGGCCCTGCACCCCGGCAGCCTCTGGAGCCTGGCCCAGCTCGAGAGTCAACTGGCCCTGAGTCTGAGCTTGAGGGGCAGCTCACACCACCagtccctccaccaccaccagagACCTGGCCTCCCACTGCCCGGAGCAGCCCACCACCACCCCTGCCTGCTGAGGAGCGGACCAGCACCAAGGTCCCTGAGACTGTG GCCAGCAAATTCCCCAGCTCATCTTCAGATTGGCGTGTCCCTGGGCTGGGCCTGGAGTCTCGTGGGGAGCCTCCCACTCCTCCTAGCCCAGCTCCAGCTTCAGCCAGTGGCAGCAGTGGTGGCAGCAGTGAGGGCAGCAGTGGGAGGGCAACCTGTGACACACCTGAGCGCAAAGAAGCGGCTAGTACCGGCAAGAAGGTGAAGGTGCGGCCCCCGCCCTTGAAGAAGACCTTTGACTCTGTGGACAA GGTCCTGTCAGAGGTAGACTTCGAAGAGCGCTTTGCTGAGCTTCCTGAGTTTCGGCCAGAAGAGGTGCTGCCCTCGCCCACACTGCAGTCTCTGGCCACCTCACCCCGGGCCATCCTGGGCTCTTACCGCAAGAAGAGGAAGAACTCCACCG ACCTGGACTCAGCTCCTGAGGACCCCACCTCACCCAAGCGCAAGATGAGAAGACGCTCCAGCTGCAGCTCGGAGCCCAACACCCCCAAGAGTGCCAAGTGCGAAGGGGACATCTTCACCTTTGACCGCACAG GTACCGAAGCTGAGGATGTATTAGGGGAGCTGGAGTATGAAAAGGTGCCCTACTCTTCGCTGCGGCGTACCCTGGACCAGCGCCGGGCTCTGGTCATGCAGCTCTTCCAGGACCATGGCTTCTTCCCATCAG